The Alteribacter keqinensis DNA segment TTTATAAGTGAAATTAAAGCGAAGTAATGTCGTCAATGAGGGCAACACATAAGGGATAATCCCTGTGTGTTGCTCTCTTTTTGTCTCTATAGATGTTTACGTTATCCATATGTATGTTGCCACAAAATAAAGGAGTGAGTAAATAAATGGACAATGTCATAGATTTTTTCAACGGCAAGTCAATAAAAAAATGGAAACACAAGATTGCGAGAAAAATAATCTCAAAACAGCATCTGACGGCGTATACATTGGTAATATGGGACGGCCCAATGGCGGCAAAAATCAAGGATTTAATAAGACAGCTCGAGTTTAGAAGTGAAACTAAATGCCCAGTGGAAGGCACTGCTATAAAAGTGAACTGATCTCAGATGCTCTGGAGGATCTGCAATTTCCTTATGAAATAGAAGGGAAAGAAATAGACGTTTTGATAGGTGAAGACGGTCATGTGTGGGTTGTTTACAAAAGTGATTAACTAGAATTATGTAGTTTTTTGTCGAATCGCGTTGATTTTATACACAAAGTATTCTATGATAAATAAATAATTTTCTGAAAATACAGGAGGGATGCAAAACGTCATGGATATGTTAAATGACATTATCTGGTCTTACTTTGTAATTTACGGTTTATTGGGTCTTGGTCTCTACTTTACGTATAAAACAGGATTCATTCAGTTTCGTTACTTAAAAGAAATGGTAAGAGTCATCTTCGAGAAATCCCCTGAAGCTAAAAAGGGAGAAAAATCGATATCATCATTTAAATCTTTCTGTATCGGATCGGCTACACGAATCGGGACGGGGAACCTTGCCGGTGTGGCTGTAGCTGTTACGCTCGGCGGTCCCGGTGCTGTCTTTTGGATGTGGGTTGTAGGCTTGCTCGGAGGCGCTACCAGCTTTATTGAGAGCACCCTCGCGCAGGTCTATAAAGTAAAAGACAAAGACACGCCCGGGACATTCCGGGGCGGACCTGCCTACTACATTACAAAAGGCCTCAACAAAAAATGGCTTGGTGTAATCTTTGCGGTTCTTATCGCCTTTACCTTCGGACTTATCTTTAACTCGGTCCAGAGTAATACGATTTCCGCAGCTTTTGAAGGGGCCTTCGGATTCAATACAACAGCAACAGGTATTGTCCTTGTCATTCTATCCGGTATCGTCATTTTTGGCGGTGTGCACCGGATCGCAAACGTAACGAGTGTGGTCGTACCGATTATGGCTGTTCTTTACATTGCTGTCGCTCTTTTTGTTTTAGTAACGAACATTTCCCAGCTTCCAGCCGTGCTGAGCCTGATCGTAAACAGTGCATTCGGTCTTGAGCAGGCTGTCGGCGGTGGTATCGGAGCTGCCATTATGCACGGAGTGAGACGGGGACTCTTCTCGAATGAAGCTGGTATGGGTAGTGCCCCTAACGCAGCAGCGACTGCACATGTTTCCCACCCTGCCAAGCAAGGGTTTATTCAAACGTTGGGTGTGTATATCGATACGTTAGTTGTGTGTACCGCTACTGCCTTTATCATTCTCATTTCAACCGACCTTTCCCAGGCAGGAAATGAGGAAGGAATTAATCTTCTCCAGACGTCACTGAGTACGCAAATCGGCGGCTGGGCGAGCATTTTCATCGCAGTTGCCGTCTTCCTGTTTGCTTTCAGTTCCATTATCGGAAGCTACTATTACGGGGAAACAAACATTCAGTTTATTAAAGATAACAAAACGGTTCTTAATTTGTACCGCTTCGCCACGATGGGTTTTGTGATGATCGGAGCCGTTGCAAGTCTCGGGTTTGTCTGGGAGCTTGCGGATATCTTCATGGGTCTGATGGCCATCATTAACCTTGCGGCTATCGCCCTCTTAAGCGGAATTGCGGTTAAAACACTAAAAGACTATCAAGCACAACGGAAACAAGGCCTCAATCCGACCTTCAACGCTTCCAGACTCGGTATTAAAAATACGGAGTGCTGGGAGGAGAAAGAAGAAAAGAAAGAGCGGATTGTGTCTTAATTTACATTAGATATAAAAAAGTTGCACTGGGACAAGTCTCACGTGCAGCTTTTTTCATTTGCATTTTTTTGTAAAAATAAAGGTGATAACACATCAGCGTTGAATGGTATTAGCAAATAAACCAAAATTGACATTCCTGTAAACTGCAAAAATGGGAGGAAGATAATGGAGACCATTAAAAATGAAATCATGCAGCTGGAACAAGAACTGCTGGAGAAGAAGCGGAAAATAAAGCAGTTACGCAGGCAGATCCAGGGAGAGCCTGTCCGAAACTACTGTTTTTTATCCTCTAATAATAAGGAAGTTACCATCCTCGACCTGTTTGGTGACCACGATGAATTAATTGTGATTCACAATATGGGAAAAAGCTGTCCATACTGCACGATGTGGGCTGATGGGTTTAACAGTATCTATCACCATATTCGAAAAAGAGCCGCCTTTGTCGTTGCCTCTCCTGATCTTCCTTCGGTGCAGGAAGACATCTCAGCTGAACGGAGCTGGATTTTTCCCATGGTTTCAACCACAAACAACACCTTTACTGAAGATACAGGCTTTAAAAAAGATGACCTTACCTCCCCCGGGGTTTCTGTTTTTACAAAGGATAAGGATCAAAACCTCTTTCACCACACCTCCTCCAGGTTTG contains these protein-coding regions:
- a CDS encoding alanine/glycine:cation symporter family protein; translation: MQNVMDMLNDIIWSYFVIYGLLGLGLYFTYKTGFIQFRYLKEMVRVIFEKSPEAKKGEKSISSFKSFCIGSATRIGTGNLAGVAVAVTLGGPGAVFWMWVVGLLGGATSFIESTLAQVYKVKDKDTPGTFRGGPAYYITKGLNKKWLGVIFAVLIAFTFGLIFNSVQSNTISAAFEGAFGFNTTATGIVLVILSGIVIFGGVHRIANVTSVVVPIMAVLYIAVALFVLVTNISQLPAVLSLIVNSAFGLEQAVGGGIGAAIMHGVRRGLFSNEAGMGSAPNAAATAHVSHPAKQGFIQTLGVYIDTLVVCTATAFIILISTDLSQAGNEEGINLLQTSLSTQIGGWASIFIAVAVFLFAFSSIIGSYYYGETNIQFIKDNKTVLNLYRFATMGFVMIGAVASLGFVWELADIFMGLMAIINLAAIALLSGIAVKTLKDYQAQRKQGLNPTFNASRLGIKNTECWEEKEEKKERIVS
- a CDS encoding DUF899 family protein is translated as METIKNEIMQLEQELLEKKRKIKQLRRQIQGEPVRNYCFLSSNNKEVTILDLFGDHDELIVIHNMGKSCPYCTMWADGFNSIYHHIRKRAAFVVASPDLPSVQEDISAERSWIFPMVSTTNNTFTEDTGFKKDDLTSPGVSVFTKDKDQNLFHHTSSRFGPGDEYCVVWSLFDLLPTESEGYHPEKKINKKSPFQLTNNVAIQVNDYENALHFYQNVIGMKLNTINENEAKLSINQTHFFLENHPSQSRTFFEFAVDDFQPAIDLLIQEGCKVTKTYSETSVMIEDPYGMAFHVFEAG